The following coding sequences are from one Treponema bryantii window:
- a CDS encoding L-lactate dehydrogenase, producing the protein MSRKITIIGAGQVGSTVAYALTLKQIASEIVIIDIIKEKAMGEAMDIRQGTPFIGPVYVHDGDYEDAKDSDIVVFTSGVGRKPGQSRLDLTQTNVDITKSVIPQITKAAPNALYVIVANPVDILTYQFVKTAGIPANRIFGTGTMLDTARFRARIAETYKVAQENVHGYVFGEHGDSSFVPWSLANIGSIPVDSFAKSYHGPKLPDFDKNDVEDYIRKSGGIIIAAKKCTNYAIGVTTATLCEALNYETDSVLTISSMLDGEYGIKDVCLSIPTIIGANGIKGRLEAPLTDSEIESLRHSAECLKDVIKQVNF; encoded by the coding sequence ATGTCAAGAAAAATTACAATCATCGGTGCAGGACAGGTTGGATCAACTGTTGCCTATGCTCTTACTTTGAAGCAGATTGCTTCAGAAATCGTCATCATCGACATTATTAAAGAAAAAGCTATGGGAGAAGCAATGGATATCCGCCAGGGTACTCCTTTCATTGGCCCAGTTTACGTTCACGATGGTGATTATGAAGATGCAAAGGATTCCGACATCGTAGTATTCACTTCTGGTGTTGGCCGCAAACCTGGACAGTCACGTCTTGACCTTACACAGACTAACGTTGATATCACAAAGTCTGTAATTCCTCAGATTACTAAGGCTGCTCCTAACGCTCTTTATGTTATTGTTGCAAACCCTGTTGATATTCTTACATATCAGTTTGTAAAAACTGCCGGTATTCCTGCTAACCGCATTTTCGGTACAGGTACTATGCTTGATACTGCTCGTTTCCGCGCTCGTATTGCAGAAACATACAAAGTAGCTCAGGAAAACGTACACGGATACGTATTCGGTGAGCACGGAGATTCTTCTTTCGTACCTTGGTCTCTTGCAAATATCGGTTCTATCCCGGTAGATTCATTTGCTAAATCATACCACGGACCAAAACTCCCAGACTTCGACAAGAACGACGTAGAAGACTATATCCGCAAGTCAGGTGGAATCATCATTGCTGCTAAGAAATGTACAAACTATGCTATCGGTGTTACAACAGCTACTCTCTGTGAAGCTTTGAACTACGAAACAGATTCAGTTCTTACAATTTCTTCTATGCTCGATGGCGAATACGGAATTAAGGATGTATGTCTTTCTATCCCAACAATCATCGGTGCAAACGGAATTAAGGGACGCCTCGAAGCTCCTCTTACAGATTCAGAAATTGAATCTCTCCGCCACAGTGCAGAATGTCTCAAAGACGTTATTAAACAGGTAAACTTCTAA
- a CDS encoding methyl-accepting chemotaxis protein, with amino-acid sequence MSFNSFNQKFFPSKDILDKCPMREREQLSMLVGANIVFMIMFGLFGLVLFIFKYFIVGTGGLFLLAFFITSLYFIKKGHIHLGSWITTSAIMVIAAIECYGAPFSITNYLPYRDSCFIAVMGVCNYVISLRRRQMHSFFTFGLILWFVTNATVYRPIYIANKNIAVMNILICTLAILVSNICLLLFDSFTRRVVTRAEENENKSSLALSKISNVIIETAEGLNIGKQLSESTNKASSSVSEIRELYNYINTETTTLSSEAITIKDSSYQINDKAEQMKKSVQSQSDAISTTSAALTEMSASLTNISSIANDQRAGMNSLVQNLDSQMKLLQDLVNDMMKVKESSDKVSTFVEAVNKIASQTGLLAMNASIEAAHAGTLGKGFSVIAQEIRKLSEETSKNAQKITDTLEENGTIVNATSESVISFSEYTKTTTDTLRKTILVMEEILSGVSEIDTGTRDVMNALTRIVDDANTNTRLAEGVATEIIQQNTALQNISSGTEQLQQKVSSLENLLNNIRNAIDEIDANASANAEVAEKISGALC; translated from the coding sequence ATGAGTTTTAATTCTTTTAATCAGAAATTTTTCCCGTCTAAGGACATTCTCGATAAATGTCCAATGCGCGAACGTGAACAGCTTTCAATGCTGGTCGGTGCAAATATCGTATTTATGATAATGTTCGGGCTTTTTGGACTTGTACTCTTCATCTTCAAATACTTTATAGTAGGTACAGGTGGATTATTTCTTTTAGCATTCTTCATTACTTCACTATACTTTATAAAGAAAGGCCATATTCATTTAGGATCCTGGATTACCACCTCCGCGATAATGGTAATAGCCGCCATTGAATGTTATGGAGCGCCTTTTTCAATCACAAATTACTTACCTTACCGGGACAGTTGTTTCATTGCAGTAATGGGTGTCTGTAATTATGTAATTTCTTTAAGACGCCGTCAGATGCATAGTTTCTTCACATTCGGACTCATTCTCTGGTTTGTAACTAATGCCACTGTATACCGACCAATTTATATTGCAAATAAGAATATAGCAGTAATGAATATTCTTATCTGTACACTTGCAATTTTAGTTTCAAATATCTGTCTTCTGCTTTTCGACAGTTTTACAAGACGCGTAGTTACCCGTGCAGAAGAGAACGAAAATAAATCTTCTCTTGCCCTTTCAAAAATCTCAAATGTAATTATTGAAACTGCAGAAGGACTTAATATCGGTAAACAGCTTTCAGAATCTACAAATAAAGCTTCATCCAGTGTTTCAGAAATCCGTGAATTGTATAATTACATCAATACTGAAACTACAACCTTAAGTTCAGAAGCAATTACAATTAAAGACTCAAGCTATCAGATCAATGACAAAGCAGAACAGATGAAAAAGAGCGTTCAGAGCCAGAGCGATGCTATTTCAACAACCTCTGCAGCTCTTACAGAAATGTCTGCCAGTCTTACAAATATCAGCAGTATTGCAAACGATCAGAGAGCCGGAATGAATTCCCTTGTACAGAACCTCGACTCTCAGATGAAGCTTCTTCAGGACCTTGTAAACGATATGATGAAGGTAAAGGAATCTTCAGACAAAGTTTCAACCTTCGTAGAAGCCGTAAATAAGATTGCTTCCCAGACAGGTCTTCTTGCCATGAACGCCTCAATCGAAGCAGCTCATGCCGGAACTCTTGGAAAGGGTTTCTCAGTTATCGCCCAGGAAATCCGTAAACTTTCAGAAGAAACTTCAAAGAATGCCCAGAAGATTACAGATACTCTCGAAGAAAACGGTACAATCGTAAATGCTACATCAGAATCTGTAATTTCATTCTCTGAATATACAAAGACAACTACAGACACACTCCGCAAAACAATCCTCGTTATGGAAGAGATTCTTTCCGGAGTTTCGGAAATCGATACCGGAACCCGCGATGTAATGAATGCACTTACACGTATTGTTGATGATGCGAACACAAATACCCGTCTTGCAGAAGGAGTTGCCACAGAAATCATTCAGCAGAACACTGCCCTTCAGAATATTTCCAGCGGTACAGAACAGCTTCAGCAAAAGGTAAGCAGTCTTGAAAATCTTTTGAACAACATTCGTAATGCTATTGATGAAATTGATGCAAATGCATCTGCTAATGCTGAAGTTGCCGAAAAGATTTCCGGTGCATTGTGTTAG
- a CDS encoding monomeric [FeFe] hydrogenase has protein sequence MNINNNANNVKKELLVRIAKLQLDGELDSRKINKIPTEMRPAGTAPIGCCIYHDRELLRMRLLARMGISVENYNDLNDLDDYAREALSREKPTWPMITVLHEACNGCVKQNFMVTNACQGCFARPCMVNCPKKAIHIVHHAHIDADKCIHCGLCEQNCPYHAIIKITVPCEAACPVGAISKGEDGHEVIDFHKCIYCGKCMRECPFGAMMDKSQLVDVIKHIMNGSRVSVMYAPSIASQFKCSAGQLERGFEQLGFTTVYEVAAGADITADREAAEFSERMKRGDKLMTTSCCSAYVRAVHIHVPDLDPCVSETRSPMHYAAEIAKKDDPSCVTVFVGPCLAKRREGFDDDLVDYVITAEELGAFFEAKGIAVSKLEPVVKTEVPSASGRNFARTGGVAEAVKCRLTDPSILKLDVINGLDKEGMKKLKYYGEINAGRVEAKEEDGNLVEVMSCEGGCVAGPCVIQKVNLANVQLDKYVKEGK, from the coding sequence ATGAACATAAATAATAACGCGAATAATGTAAAAAAAGAACTTCTTGTTAGAATTGCAAAACTTCAACTTGATGGTGAACTTGATTCCCGAAAAATAAATAAAATCCCGACTGAAATGAGGCCTGCCGGTACGGCTCCTATTGGATGCTGTATTTATCATGACCGCGAGCTTTTAAGAATGCGTCTGCTTGCGAGAATGGGAATTTCGGTTGAGAACTATAATGATTTGAATGATCTTGATGATTATGCACGGGAAGCTTTGTCGCGTGAAAAACCAACCTGGCCGATGATTACTGTTTTGCACGAAGCATGTAACGGTTGTGTTAAGCAGAACTTTATGGTTACTAATGCGTGTCAGGGATGTTTTGCCCGTCCTTGTATGGTGAACTGTCCTAAAAAGGCGATTCATATTGTTCATCATGCTCATATTGATGCAGATAAATGTATTCACTGCGGACTTTGTGAACAGAACTGTCCTTATCATGCGATTATTAAAATTACTGTTCCGTGTGAGGCAGCGTGTCCTGTAGGGGCTATTTCTAAGGGCGAAGACGGTCATGAAGTTATTGATTTTCACAAGTGTATTTACTGCGGTAAATGTATGAGGGAATGTCCATTCGGCGCTATGATGGATAAGAGCCAGCTTGTGGATGTTATAAAGCACATTATGAATGGAAGCAGAGTGAGTGTGATGTATGCACCTTCGATTGCTTCTCAGTTTAAGTGCAGTGCGGGGCAGCTTGAGCGCGGTTTTGAACAGCTTGGTTTTACAACTGTGTATGAGGTTGCAGCTGGTGCTGATATTACTGCGGACCGGGAAGCGGCTGAATTTAGTGAGCGTATGAAGCGCGGCGATAAGCTGATGACTACTTCTTGCTGTTCGGCTTATGTGAGGGCGGTGCATATTCATGTTCCGGATCTTGACCCATGTGTAAGCGAGACAAGAAGTCCTATGCATTATGCGGCTGAAATTGCTAAAAAGGATGATCCTTCGTGTGTGACTGTTTTTGTTGGTCCTTGTCTTGCAAAACGTCGCGAGGGCTTTGATGATGACCTTGTTGATTATGTTATTACTGCCGAAGAGCTCGGAGCTTTCTTTGAAGCTAAAGGAATTGCTGTAAGTAAGCTTGAACCTGTTGTAAAGACTGAGGTTCCGAGTGCGAGCGGCCGTAATTTTGCAAGAACTGGTGGTGTTGCTGAGGCTGTAAAGTGTCGTCTTACTGATCCTTCTATTTTGAAGCTTGATGTTATTAACGGTCTTGATAAGGAAGGTATGAAAAAGCTTAAGTATTATGGTGAGATAAATGCCGGACGTGTTGAGGCTAAGGAAGAAGACGGTAACCTTGTTGAGGTTATGAGCTGCGAAGGCGGCTGTGTGGCCGGTCCTTGTGTTATTCAGAAAGTGAATCTTGCTAATGTGCAGCTTGATAAATATGTAAAGGAAGGAAAATAA
- a CDS encoding B12-binding domain-containing radical SAM protein, translating to MAVPVICTTLLIEKSPQALPLGAACIATAIKNWPGLKDNVKVQLKAFTIEDDDFKMLDDTDKRAAFIAEKIWEIAKGRESSEGLIVCFSCFVWNVEILRWAAALLKAKGAVTIAGGPEITAHPSFYKDFDYTVSGEGEITVPLLIMQILNKSNKSNKVIISQSPDLALVHSPYLDGIIDPAEYEGALWELARGCPYKCSYCYESKGAKTVRLFPMERIKAELELFSKKKVPQVFVLDPTYNINKKRALELLRLIREKTPDTFYYFEARAELIDRELAREFTKIPCALQIGLQSANDEVLKLVNRPCDRKKFLKGISILNEEGVTFGLDLIFGLPGETFGSFRDGLDFALSLYPNNLEVFCLSVLPGTDLYDRAEGLGLIWEKDPPYHVIKNGKFSVEDMKKAEKLANACSVFYNDGRAVPWFNSVCRVLRIKGSKLFEIFYDKKLAGNSDLENCCEHFKIEKVQLDFLKGLFAERKLDRYYRAAEDIVKFYGAISRTTDTGKSETITLNYNAEYVASDYASDIKWFAENLKPQPCRIQTFKNRGEVDFRFVKK from the coding sequence TTGGCGGTTCCAGTAATCTGCACAACTTTACTGATTGAAAAATCTCCGCAGGCTCTGCCGCTCGGGGCGGCTTGTATTGCGACGGCGATTAAGAACTGGCCGGGGCTTAAGGATAATGTAAAGGTGCAGCTTAAGGCATTCACTATTGAAGATGATGATTTTAAGATGCTGGATGATACTGATAAAAGGGCTGCATTTATAGCAGAGAAAATCTGGGAAATTGCTAAGGGCCGTGAAAGTTCAGAGGGCCTGATTGTCTGTTTTTCGTGTTTTGTATGGAATGTAGAAATTCTCAGATGGGCTGCGGCTCTTTTGAAGGCAAAAGGCGCTGTTACAATTGCCGGCGGACCTGAAATTACAGCTCATCCTTCTTTCTATAAAGATTTTGATTACACTGTAAGCGGTGAAGGTGAAATTACTGTTCCTTTACTGATTATGCAAATACTGAATAAGTCTAATAAATCAAACAAAGTAATAATTTCTCAATCTCCTGATCTGGCTCTTGTTCATTCGCCTTATCTTGACGGGATTATTGATCCTGCGGAATACGAAGGTGCTTTGTGGGAACTTGCAAGAGGCTGTCCTTATAAGTGTTCTTATTGTTATGAATCTAAGGGTGCAAAAACTGTAAGGCTTTTCCCGATGGAACGCATTAAGGCTGAGCTTGAACTGTTTTCGAAGAAAAAGGTTCCGCAGGTTTTTGTTCTGGATCCAACTTATAATATAAATAAAAAGAGAGCTCTGGAGCTGCTTCGTCTGATCAGGGAAAAAACTCCTGATACTTTTTACTATTTTGAAGCCAGAGCTGAATTGATTGACAGGGAACTTGCCCGGGAATTTACTAAGATTCCATGTGCATTACAGATTGGTTTGCAGAGTGCAAATGATGAAGTTTTGAAACTCGTAAACCGCCCCTGCGACAGAAAGAAGTTTTTAAAGGGTATTTCGATTCTGAATGAAGAAGGTGTTACTTTCGGTCTTGATCTGATTTTCGGATTGCCGGGTGAGACTTTCGGCTCTTTCCGGGACGGGCTTGATTTTGCACTTTCTTTGTATCCGAATAATCTTGAAGTATTCTGTCTTTCTGTTTTGCCTGGAACTGATTTATATGACAGGGCAGAGGGACTGGGGCTTATATGGGAAAAAGATCCGCCTTATCATGTAATTAAGAATGGTAAGTTCAGCGTTGAAGATATGAAGAAAGCTGAAAAACTGGCTAATGCCTGCAGTGTCTTTTACAATGATGGACGTGCTGTTCCATGGTTTAACTCTGTGTGCCGTGTTTTGAGAATTAAGGGTAGTAAACTTTTTGAAATCTTCTATGATAAAAAGCTGGCCGGTAATTCTGATTTAGAGAATTGTTGTGAACATTTTAAAATAGAGAAGGTTCAGCTGGATTTCTTAAAAGGGCTTTTTGCAGAGCGAAAACTCGACAGATATTACAGGGCTGCTGAAGATATTGTAAAATTTTACGGAGCAATTTCACGAACTACTGATACAGGAAAATCAGAAACTATTACATTAAATTACAATGCAGAATATGTTGCTTCAGATTATGCGAGTGATATCAAATGGTTTGCTGAGAATCTTAAACCTCAGCCATGCAGAATCCAGACTTTCAAGAACAGGGGTGAGGTAGATTTTAGATTTGTAAAAAAATAA
- a CDS encoding tyrosine-type recombinase/integrase: MRQFYLSKNNHGYYRVVFVDPETGWQSVGKSTHTKNQFEAYAIATTWLKEGVPEGRSNSRTFNNSVKGSAKKNLKSIVDTLTFEEASKLLELISAKFGSASPVISKAPVTKTGAFVNPEKAFVSEIAESAPVMKELSAATPVPRAKKRCVVKKTPMSEPVLVNVDKLLVRADASTVPSVGVTAEGKHLLCESMDHFWDYENSEFIKRSLAHGHSISKKHAFCMRAYVRNYWEPYFGNDALIEDLELSELDDFFFFLHDEKELAGETVNKNINMANKCFKTLLAQKKIASNPLEGIERFKADNEERGIPTEEEVRQLLELDWENEAAKLAFKVAAFYGLRAGEISGLRVCDIDVVSDFIHVRHSYSEVDKLKSTKNKDTRDLPVNHALALQLMNHARQNPAFGDLSYVFWSVKDFSIPITPGYYADCLYKALEQIGVSKAEREERNIVFHSLRHFCCTVLKQRADTDTVMAIMGHRSYVMTEHYSDHDTQEKFNNMRNVISGAWEKYLSA; encoded by the coding sequence ATGCGTCAGTTTTATCTGTCTAAAAACAATCACGGTTATTACAGAGTTGTATTTGTTGATCCGGAAACGGGCTGGCAAAGTGTTGGAAAAAGTACTCATACCAAAAACCAATTTGAGGCTTACGCTATTGCTACTACCTGGCTTAAAGAAGGGGTGCCGGAAGGTCGTAGTAATTCCAGAACCTTTAATAATTCCGTTAAAGGCTCGGCAAAGAAGAACTTAAAAAGCATTGTTGATACCCTTACATTTGAAGAAGCTTCAAAACTCCTTGAATTGATTTCTGCTAAGTTTGGCTCTGCCTCTCCTGTAATTTCAAAAGCGCCTGTTACAAAAACTGGGGCCTTTGTGAATCCTGAAAAAGCTTTTGTTTCTGAAATTGCTGAAAGTGCTCCTGTTATGAAAGAGCTTTCTGCAGCAACGCCTGTGCCTAGAGCCAAGAAAAGATGCGTTGTAAAAAAGACTCCTATGTCTGAACCGGTCCTTGTGAATGTTGATAAATTGCTTGTTAGAGCAGATGCAAGTACTGTGCCAAGTGTGGGTGTGACGGCAGAGGGGAAGCATTTACTTTGCGAGTCTATGGATCACTTCTGGGATTATGAAAACTCTGAGTTTATTAAGCGTAGTTTGGCGCATGGGCACTCAATTTCGAAAAAGCATGCCTTTTGTATGAGAGCCTATGTGCGCAATTACTGGGAGCCTTATTTTGGAAACGATGCTCTGATTGAAGACCTGGAACTTTCTGAACTGGATGATTTCTTTTTCTTTTTGCATGACGAAAAAGAGCTTGCGGGTGAGACTGTAAACAAAAATATAAACATGGCCAATAAGTGTTTTAAGACTCTTTTGGCACAAAAGAAAATTGCTTCAAACCCGCTTGAAGGAATTGAACGCTTTAAGGCTGACAACGAAGAGCGTGGAATTCCGACTGAAGAGGAAGTTCGCCAGCTTCTTGAACTTGACTGGGAAAACGAGGCTGCAAAGCTTGCCTTTAAGGTTGCGGCTTTTTACGGTTTGCGTGCTGGTGAAATAAGCGGTTTACGTGTCTGCGATATTGATGTGGTAAGTGACTTTATTCATGTGCGCCACAGTTATAGTGAGGTGGACAAATTAAAATCTACCAAGAACAAAGATACACGTGACTTACCGGTTAATCATGCCTTGGCCTTGCAGCTTATGAACCATGCAAGACAGAATCCGGCTTTTGGTGATTTGAGTTATGTATTCTGGTCTGTAAAAGATTTTTCGATTCCGATAACGCCTGGATATTATGCTGACTGTTTGTATAAGGCTTTGGAACAGATTGGAGTTTCAAAAGCAGAACGGGAAGAGCGAAATATTGTTTTCCACAGTCTGCGTCATTTCTGCTGTACTGTTTTGAAACAGCGTGCTGACACTGATACTGTAATGGCGATTATGGGGCACCGTAGTTATGTAATGACTGAGCATTACTCTGATCATGATACCCAGGAGAAGTTTAATAACATGCGAAATGTTATTTCTGGGGCTTGGGAGAAGTATCTTTCTGCTTAG
- a CDS encoding helix-turn-helix domain-containing protein, with the protein MTEEKSENLDLLSAEEAAVYLGFSVDYIYRLARANRIPHVTFGRRFIFRKTDLYNWVGTMVQGA; encoded by the coding sequence ATGACTGAGGAAAAAAGTGAGAATCTGGATTTGCTTTCTGCAGAAGAAGCTGCGGTTTATCTTGGTTTTAGCGTGGACTATATTTACCGGCTTGCAAGGGCTAACAGGATTCCGCATGTGACTTTTGGCAGACGTTTTATTTTTAGAAAAACTGATTTGTACAACTGGGTCGGCACTATGGTTCAGGGGGCTTAA
- a CDS encoding phage terminase large subunit encodes MTTEVFKPTKVQKKALELLSSGAKHILLFGGSRSGKTTVLVMAIIFRACRYPGSRHLICRFRAKDARSSVLHETLIPWLNKTIGAKNYKANVHDGLITLWNGSEIWIGGLGDKEQVDRILGHEYVTIYFNEVSQISYSAITTAYSRLAMKVEGCKNKFFYDCNPCSPMHWAYKVFIRKIEPRTDEKLQKPDLYASEVLNPMDNAENLDEDYISDILDNMPEKQRARFRDGLWVKPEGSVYEKFEESMILPREKLPEEFDRFTGGQDFGLHIAAVKVGWVGETVYVVSDFGGFNITTKTSVEQQQAKNWYNDCFVTYCDPAGGERIQEVPGGVKANNSVDAGIDYIIAKIERGQFFVCKDCTGVLGEIWDYSRDENNQIVKVNDHYMDAMRYAIFSAATSGVVMG; translated from the coding sequence ATGACGACAGAAGTTTTTAAGCCGACAAAGGTACAGAAAAAGGCACTAGAGCTTTTAAGCTCTGGAGCAAAACATATTCTGCTTTTTGGAGGCTCGCGTTCTGGAAAAACTACTGTTCTTGTAATGGCAATTATATTTCGGGCTTGCCGCTATCCTGGAAGCCGTCATTTGATTTGCCGTTTTAGAGCTAAGGACGCAAGAAGTTCTGTTTTGCATGAGACTTTAATTCCATGGCTGAATAAAACAATTGGTGCAAAGAATTATAAAGCCAATGTACACGACGGACTTATAACTCTTTGGAATGGGAGCGAAATCTGGATTGGAGGCCTTGGGGACAAGGAACAGGTAGACCGCATTCTTGGTCATGAATATGTGACTATCTATTTCAACGAAGTAAGCCAGATTTCTTATTCTGCGATTACTACAGCTTATTCGCGTTTGGCGATGAAAGTTGAAGGTTGCAAGAATAAGTTTTTTTATGACTGTAACCCGTGTTCTCCTATGCACTGGGCTTACAAGGTGTTCATTCGAAAGATTGAACCGCGTACGGATGAAAAATTACAGAAGCCAGATCTTTATGCTTCTGAAGTTTTGAATCCGATGGATAACGCTGAAAATCTTGATGAAGATTACATCAGCGACATCCTGGACAACATGCCGGAAAAGCAGCGGGCACGATTCCGTGACGGTCTTTGGGTAAAACCTGAGGGCTCTGTTTATGAGAAGTTTGAAGAGTCAATGATTCTTCCTCGTGAGAAATTGCCGGAAGAGTTTGACCGCTTTACTGGTGGTCAGGACTTTGGACTTCATATTGCGGCTGTAAAAGTTGGCTGGGTTGGAGAGACTGTTTATGTTGTCTCTGACTTTGGCGGTTTTAACATTACAACAAAGACAAGCGTAGAACAGCAGCAGGCAAAGAACTGGTATAACGACTGTTTTGTAACTTACTGCGACCCGGCCGGTGGAGAGAGAATTCAGGAAGTGCCAGGTGGCGTTAAGGCAAATAACAGTGTGGATGCCGGAATTGATTACATAATTGCAAAGATTGAACGCGGACAGTTTTTTGTATGCAAAGACTGTACCGGTGTTCTTGGTGAAATATGGGATTACTCTCGTGATGAGAATAATCAGATTGTAAAAGTAAACGACCATTACATGGACGCTATGCGTTACGCGATTTTTAGCGCGGCAACCAGCGGCGTGGTGATGGGATAA
- a CDS encoding phage portal protein, protein MGLFSKKKVKQKKLRSFTEINNETVADDFSVQEKKTCTDPYLQHAWVSVCIDILTRNVARAEFEIKKNGKTESDSKLAKLFMYPNKNMCRFDLWKQTCAWWSLDGEAFWWFGDDYCCGLPTEIYILNPRNMQHVVDGGKIIKWVYTEGGTGKPFIILPDEIIHFKDWNPWNEFRGVSPLVSLGLEVEQDLLAAKQNSGLLKEGGVPKGLLKTDQILTETEAEILARTWDSKYGHGMKNRVAVLGKGTEYQPLTFSPDVLKLYDMKKWNLYTLLAKYGIPPRVANIQDSKSSLSGTDTDSQHRAFWNFTLIPLLKNFEQILEVQFFRRFNLPETGEFNLNNIPELQESEDAQSNRDIAEINAGLKTINDVLRERGEKEKPWGDSWWKPNSVSEFDSE, encoded by the coding sequence ATGGGGTTGTTTTCAAAGAAAAAAGTTAAACAGAAAAAGCTCAGAAGCTTTACAGAAATAAACAATGAGACTGTGGCTGATGATTTTTCTGTGCAGGAAAAGAAAACCTGTACTGACCCGTATTTACAGCATGCTTGGGTTAGCGTGTGCATTGATATCCTTACCAGAAACGTTGCCCGTGCTGAGTTTGAAATTAAAAAGAACGGTAAAACAGAAAGTGATTCAAAGCTGGCAAAACTCTTTATGTATCCTAACAAAAACATGTGCCGCTTTGATTTGTGGAAACAAACCTGTGCCTGGTGGAGCCTCGATGGTGAGGCATTTTGGTGGTTCGGCGATGACTACTGCTGCGGACTTCCGACTGAGATTTATATTTTAAATCCTCGGAATATGCAGCATGTGGTTGATGGCGGAAAGATTATCAAATGGGTTTATACAGAAGGAGGAACGGGAAAACCGTTTATCATTCTACCCGATGAGATAATTCATTTTAAGGATTGGAATCCCTGGAATGAATTTCGTGGCGTAAGCCCTTTGGTAAGCTTGGGCCTTGAGGTCGAACAGGATTTGCTTGCTGCAAAACAGAACTCTGGACTTTTAAAAGAGGGTGGCGTTCCTAAGGGACTTTTGAAAACTGACCAGATTCTGACAGAGACTGAAGCTGAAATCTTAGCAAGAACTTGGGACTCAAAATACGGTCACGGTATGAAAAACCGGGTGGCAGTATTGGGTAAAGGTACAGAGTACCAGCCGCTGACGTTCAGCCCCGATGTTCTGAAACTTTACGATATGAAAAAGTGGAACCTGTACACACTTTTAGCGAAGTATGGCATTCCGCCGAGAGTTGCAAACATACAGGATTCCAAAAGCTCTTTGAGTGGAACGGATACAGACAGCCAGCACCGGGCCTTCTGGAACTTTACATTAATTCCTTTACTTAAAAATTTTGAGCAGATATTAGAAGTGCAGTTTTTTCGCCGTTTCAACTTACCTGAAACCGGTGAATTTAACCTGAACAATATCCCTGAATTACAAGAATCTGAGGATGCCCAGAGTAACAGGGATATTGCAGAAATTAATGCCGGCCTTAAGACGATTAATGATGTTTTAAGAGAACGCGGAGAAAAGGAAAAACCTTGGGGCGACAGCTGGTGGAAGCCTAATTCCGTTTCGGAGTTTGATTCTGAATAA
- a CDS encoding helix-turn-helix transcriptional regulator — MRGAQVIDGTNDQEIFYYLQKLGDDILLIFDRLFMGFILKYKIMYLRSINQNMKIIYCECGNCITEFGLRLWELGVDGFICGIEKEISFPKAIDKICNGDRTFPEIISDMVKSGEKEDRRRISLELTDSEYLVGMYMGKGYNTKEISGVTGLTIDSVRTLSSTMKRKIGYKGPNDLIVLNQRLSVFDVRSWAC, encoded by the coding sequence ATGAGAGGGGCACAGGTTATTGACGGCACAAATGATCAGGAGATTTTTTATTATCTTCAAAAACTTGGGGATGATATTCTTCTAATCTTTGACAGATTGTTTATGGGCTTTATTTTGAAATACAAAATTATGTACTTACGCTCAATCAATCAGAACATGAAAATAATTTACTGCGAATGCGGCAACTGCATTACGGAGTTTGGGTTACGCCTTTGGGAACTTGGAGTAGACGGGTTTATCTGTGGTATTGAAAAGGAAATCAGCTTTCCAAAAGCGATTGATAAAATCTGTAACGGAGACAGAACTTTCCCTGAAATAATCAGTGACATGGTAAAAAGTGGTGAAAAGGAAGACAGACGCAGAATCAGTCTTGAACTTACTGACAGTGAATATCTTGTTGGTATGTATATGGGCAAAGGTTATAACACAAAAGAAATAAGCGGAGTAACCGGCCTGACTATTGATTCTGTAAGAACACTTTCTTCAACTATGAAAAGAAAGATTGGCTATAAGGGACCAAATGATCTGATTGTTCTGAATCAGAGACTATCGGTTTTTGATGTAAGGAGCTGGGCTTGTTAG